The following are encoded together in the Erwinia sp. E602 genome:
- the rplP gene encoding 50S ribosomal protein L16, whose translation MLQPKRTKFRKVHKGRNRGLAQGTDVSFGTFGLKAVGRGRLTARQIEAARRAMTRAVKRQGKIWIRVFPDKPITEKPLEVRMGKGKGNVEYWVALIQPGKVLYEMDGVPEELAREAFKLAAAKLPIKTTFVTKTVM comes from the coding sequence ATGTTACAACCAAAGCGTACAAAATTCCGTAAAGTGCACAAAGGCCGCAACCGTGGTCTGGCGCAGGGTACGGATGTTAGCTTCGGTACTTTCGGTCTGAAAGCTGTTGGCCGTGGTCGTCTGACTGCACGTCAGATCGAAGCAGCACGTCGTGCTATGACCCGTGCAGTTAAGCGTCAAGGTAAAATTTGGATCCGTGTATTCCCGGACAAACCAATTACCGAGAAGCCGCTGGAAGTGCGTATGGGTAAAGGTAAAGGTAACGTGGAGTATTGGGTTGCCTTGATCCAGCCAGGTAAAGTCCTGTATGAAATGGACGGTGTTCCGGAAGAGCTGGCCCGTGAAGCATTCAAGCTGGCAGCAGCAAAACTGCCTATCAAAACCACCTTTGTAACTAAGACGGTGATGTAA
- the rplX gene encoding 50S ribosomal protein L24, translating into MAAKIRRDDEVIVLTGKDKGKRGKVKNVLSAGKLIVEGINLVKKHQKPVPALNQPGGIVEKEAAIQVSNVALFNSATGKADRVGFRFEDGKKVRFFKSNSETIK; encoded by the coding sequence ATGGCAGCTAAAATCCGTCGCGATGACGAAGTTATCGTTCTTACCGGTAAAGATAAAGGTAAGCGCGGTAAAGTAAAAAATGTTCTGTCTGCAGGAAAACTGATCGTTGAAGGTATCAACCTGGTGAAGAAACATCAGAAGCCGGTTCCGGCTCTGAACCAACCAGGTGGCATCGTTGAAAAAGAAGCTGCTATTCAGGTTTCTAACGTTGCGCTGTTCAACTCGGCAACCGGTAAGGCTGACCGTGTAGGCTTTAGATTCGAAGACGGCAAAAAAGTCCGTTTCTTCAAGTCTAATAGTGAAACTATCAAGTAA
- the rplN gene encoding 50S ribosomal protein L14: MIQEQTMLTVADNSGARRVMCIKVLGGSHRRYAGVGDIIKITIKEAIPRGKVKKGDVLKAVVVRTRKGVRRPDGSVIRFDGNACVILNNNSEQPIGTRIFGPVTRELRTEKFMKIISLAPEVL, from the coding sequence ATGATCCAAGAACAGACTATGCTGACCGTCGCCGACAACTCCGGTGCACGTCGCGTAATGTGTATCAAGGTTCTGGGTGGCTCGCACCGTCGCTACGCAGGCGTAGGCGACATCATCAAAATTACCATCAAGGAAGCAATTCCTCGCGGTAAGGTTAAGAAGGGTGATGTGCTGAAAGCGGTAGTGGTGCGCACCAGGAAGGGTGTTCGTCGCCCGGACGGTTCTGTCATTCGCTTCGATGGTAATGCATGCGTTATTTTAAACAATAACAGCGAGCAGCCTATCGGAACGCGTATTTTTGGGCCGGTAACTCGTGAACTTCGTACTGAAAAGTTCATGAAAATTATCTCTCTGGCACCAGAAGTACTCTAA
- the rpsQ gene encoding 30S ribosomal protein S17 — protein sequence MTDKIRTLQGRVTSDKMEKSIVVSIERVVKHPIYGKFIKRTTKLHVHDENNECGIGDVVEIRECRPLSKTKSWTLVRVVEKAIL from the coding sequence ATGACCGATAAAATCCGTACTCTGCAAGGTCGTGTGACTAGTGACAAAATGGAGAAATCCATCGTTGTCTCTATCGAACGTGTTGTGAAACACCCGATCTACGGGAAGTTCATCAAGCGTACGACCAAACTGCACGTACACGACGAGAACAACGAATGTGGTATCGGCGACGTGGTTGAAATCCGCGAATGCCGTCCACTGTCCAAGACTAAGTCCTGGACGCTGGTTCGCGTTGTAGAGAAAGCGATTCTGTAA
- the rplV gene encoding 50S ribosomal protein L22, whose translation METIAKHRHARSSAQKVRLVADLVRGKKVSQALDILTYTNKKAAVLVKKVLESAIANAEHNDGADIDDLKVTKIFVDEGPSMKRIMPRAKGRADRILKRTSHITVVVSDR comes from the coding sequence ATGGAAACTATCGCTAAACATCGCCACGCTCGTTCTTCTGCCCAGAAGGTTCGCCTGGTAGCAGATCTTGTACGCGGTAAGAAAGTGTCGCAGGCTCTGGATATTCTGACCTACACCAATAAGAAAGCTGCTGTATTGGTTAAGAAAGTCCTGGAATCTGCCATTGCTAACGCCGAACACAACGATGGCGCTGACATTGATGATCTGAAAGTCACGAAGATCTTCGTAGACGAAGGCCCAAGCATGAAGCGCATTATGCCTCGTGCAAAAGGTCGTGCAGATCGCATCCTGAAGCGCACCAGCCACATTACTGTGGTTGTGTCCGATCGCTGA
- the rpsC gene encoding 30S ribosomal protein S3 — translation MGQKVHPNGIRLGIVKPWNSTWFANTKEFADNLDSDFKVRQFLTKELSKASVSRIVIERPAKSIRVTIHTARPGIVIGKKGEDVEKLRKVVADIAGVPAQINIAEVRKPELDAKLVADSITSQLERRVMFRRAMKRAVQNAMRLGAKGIKVEVSGRLGGAEIARTEWYREGRVPLHTLRADIDYNTSEAHTTYGVIGVKVWIFKGEILGGMAAVEQPEPAAQPKKQQRKGRK, via the coding sequence ATGGGTCAGAAAGTACATCCTAATGGTATTCGCCTGGGTATTGTTAAACCCTGGAACTCTACCTGGTTCGCAAATACCAAAGAATTCGCTGACAACCTGGACAGCGACTTTAAAGTTCGTCAGTTCCTGACCAAGGAACTGTCTAAAGCATCCGTCTCTCGTATCGTTATCGAGCGTCCGGCTAAGAGCATCCGTGTGACCATTCACACCGCTCGTCCTGGCATCGTTATCGGTAAGAAAGGTGAAGATGTAGAAAAACTGCGCAAGGTCGTCGCGGATATCGCTGGCGTTCCTGCACAGATTAACATCGCCGAAGTCCGTAAACCGGAGCTGGACGCTAAGCTGGTTGCTGACAGCATCACTTCACAGCTGGAGCGTCGTGTGATGTTCCGTCGTGCTATGAAGCGTGCTGTACAGAACGCAATGCGTCTGGGCGCTAAAGGGATTAAAGTTGAAGTTAGTGGCCGTCTGGGCGGTGCAGAAATCGCGCGTACCGAATGGTACCGTGAAGGCCGCGTGCCACTGCACACTCTGCGTGCAGACATTGACTACAACACCTCTGAAGCCCACACCACTTATGGTGTAATCGGCGTTAAGGTATGGATCTTCAAAGGTGAGATCCTGGGTGGTATGGCTGCTGTTGAACAACCGGAACCGGCTGCTCAACCTAAAAAGCAGCAGCGTAAAGGCCGTAAGTAA
- the rpmC gene encoding 50S ribosomal protein L29: MKATELREKSVEELNTELLNLLREQFNLRMQAASGQLQQTHVLKNVRRDVARVKTLLTEKAGA; encoded by the coding sequence ATGAAAGCAACTGAGCTGCGTGAAAAAAGCGTTGAAGAGCTTAACACTGAGCTGCTTAATCTGCTGCGTGAGCAATTTAACCTGCGCATGCAGGCAGCATCTGGCCAACTTCAACAGACTCATGTCCTGAAGAATGTTCGTCGTGATGTTGCACGCGTTAAGACTTTACTGACTGAGAAGGCGGGTGCGTAA
- the rpsS gene encoding 30S ribosomal protein S19 — translation MPRSLKKGPFIDLHLLKKVEKALESGDKKPLRTWSRRSTIFPNMIGLTIAVHNGRQHVPVFVSDEMVGHKLGEFAPTRTYRGHAADKKAKKR, via the coding sequence ATGCCACGTTCTCTCAAGAAAGGTCCTTTTATTGACCTGCACTTGCTGAAGAAGGTAGAGAAAGCTTTGGAAAGCGGAGACAAGAAGCCACTGCGCACTTGGTCCCGTCGTTCAACGATCTTCCCTAACATGATCGGTTTGACCATCGCTGTCCATAATGGTCGTCAGCACGTTCCTGTCTTTGTTTCCGACGAAATGGTCGGTCACAAACTGGGTGAATTTGCACCGACTCGTACTTATCGCGGCCACGCGGCAGATAAGAAAGCCAAGAAACGCTAA